In Paenibacillus protaetiae, the genomic stretch AGCTTCGTTACAAAGGCGTCAGAGGACCCGCCGCCGTAAAACGGCTGGAATGAACCTGGCGTAACCGGAAAATCGAACGAAGTGGTGCTTCCTGTTACATAAGCCTGATTGAGCTCATCGACGGCGATGCCATGTCCCTCATCATCTCCGCTGCCTTCAAGGTAGGTCGAGTACAGAAGCACGGACCCCGTCTCGTCTAATTTCGTTACGAAGGCGGATATGACGCCGGACAAGCTGATTTGAAACGCTCCCGGTGTTGTAGGAAAGTCCGCGGAGGTGGTCAGCCCCGTGACATAGGCGTTGCCGAAGCTGTCCAGCGCGATGCCGCGCCCTTCATCAATTCCTTGACCGCCAAGGAGTACCGAATATAGAAGTGCGCTGCCGCCGGAATCCAGTTTCGTAATGAAAACATCCTCATTGCCGCGAGGACCAAAAGAGTTGGTGGCGGGAAAGCTGAACGTGTTGATGACAGGGCCCGTGCTGGTGGTGGCTCCCGTAATATAGGCGTTTCCGAAGTTATCGACGGTAATGGCATATCCGGTATCCGTTCCTTCTCCGCCAAGAAATGTTGAGTATTCGAGAAACCCGCCGTCCGGGCTTAATTTGGTTACGAACGCATCTTGAGCTCCGCCAATGGACATTTGAAACGCCCCCGGCGTTACCGGAAAATCCGGTGACAAAGTCTGCCCTGTCACATAGGCGCTGCCGGCTCCATCAACCGCAATGCCCCGGCCCAAATCAAAGCTGCTGCCGCCAAGGAAAGTCGAGTATAGAAGGGCGGTTCCTTCGGCATTCACTTTGGCAACAAAAGCACTGGAAGATCCATCTTTAAAGGGCTGGAAAACCCCGGCGTAACCGGGAAATCAATGGATAACGTTTGCCCCGTCACATAGGCGTTGTCCTGGTTGTCGACAGCTATGCCATAACCAATATCCGTATCGTTGCCGCCCAGGTAAGTAGAGTAAACGAGCAGTGTCGGATCAATAATTAATTCATGCTCCTGCTGATACCCGTCCCCGATTTCAAAGCCGTATTCACAGCCTTCTTGCTCGCCATGCAGGAGAAACCGGGTGTCCACCGGAACTTTGCGGCCATTGATCCATTGATAGCTGACAGGCTTCTTCTCCGCCAGAACGCCATGCAGCGTATGAATATGAAGATCCCCTTCGCCATTCAGAGACAGCCGGTCAGCGCCCTGGTATACAAACCGGATATTTCCGGGGTTAGCGCCGGGCTTAACGATGACATCGTATTTTAAAACGCCGTTGTCCCCATAGAAAACGAGATCGATTCCGGGCCAAAGCTCCCGATAAGCGATCTCCTGATACGTCGGAAGCCCGGCATGCCATTTGGCCGGATCGTTCCCGATAAAATAATTGACTTTCTCTGCCGCCGGATGTTGTGCTTCCAGCCGGACATCTTTGTTTGCGCCGCGAAAATGCAGGGAGAGAGCGAGCCCCTCCTGCAGGTCCGGCTTG encodes the following:
- a CDS encoding SBBP repeat-containing protein; this translates as MPANQTKDPSPFKSYWSTPLTFVQNAGQVREAVHYLSNKPGCQIGFSSDEVLLLFTRRKPDLQEGLALSLHFRGANKDVRLEAQHPAAEKVNYFIGNDPAKWHAGLPTYQEIAYRELWPGIDLVFYGDNGVLKYDVIVKPGANPGNIRFVYQGADRLSLNGEGDLHIHTLHGVLAEKKPVSYQWINGRKVPVDTRFLLHGEQEGCEYGFEIGDGYQQEHELIIDPTLLVYSTYLGGNDTDIGYGIAVDNQDNAYVTGQTLSIDFPVTPGFSSPLKMDLPVLLLPK